From Mus musculus strain C57BL/6J chromosome 8, GRCm38.p6 C57BL/6J, a single genomic window includes:
- the Apela gene encoding apelin receptor early endogenous ligand isoform X1: MRFQPLFWVFFIFAMSLLFISEQKPVNFPRRRKLYRHNCFRRRCIPLHSRVPFP; the protein is encoded by the exons atgcgaTTCCAGCCCCTTTTTtgggtattttttatttttgccatgAGTCTCCTTTTTATCAGTGAACAGAAACCAG ttaACTTTCCCAGGAGAAGAAAACTATACAGACACAACTGCTTTCGCAGGAGATGCATTCCACTTCATTCTCGAGTGCCCTTCCCATGA